The nucleotide sequence AACTCTTTAGCATTTTTCCTATTTCAAAATGGTTGGACTATTTTCCCATCAGATTTTGCAAATAATTCTGTTATTGATAAAGAAGCATTTACTCATACATTAATTACTATAGACATGAACTATGCTAGACGTAATTATGGCGTACCTGAAACTAAATGAGGAGCTATAATCATCAGCTTTCTCATTCTATATGCCATTAAAAAAGACCGTCAAATTAAAAATGTGAAGTGAACCCCCATAGTTGGATGAAAAATTCTAACTATGGGGGTTGTTTTCTTTATAAAATGATATAATACTCCCTATATAGGAGAAAACGTATGTCTAGACAAAAACGATCGATCAAGGAAAATAATGATAAATTAAAAGTTCAATTAGAACTCCTCCGTAGTTATACGGAACACTTTGACTCAGGTATGATTCATATGGCTTTGCCAATGGCTACACAGGTTCGTGTATTAATACATCAAACAGATATGCTCTTATACTAAAAAAATGGACTATTTTTATTCAGTCCGTAAAATGAAAGTATAGGAGTATTTTTATGCCAATTCGTTATTCACAAGATTTCAAAGATTCATTGGTTAAACTTCACCAAGAAGGCCGTTCACTTAAATCATTAGCAGAAGAATTTGGTCCGTCGAAAGATTCTATTGCTATTTGGGTTAAACAAGCTACCCCAATCATGATCAAGGGTCAGTCAAAGACGTTAAAAGACGTCAAGCAACTAGAGAAGCGCCTCGCTATTTTGGAGGAAGAAAACGAAATTTTATCACGCATAGCCTAACAGTCAGGTTATAATGATTATAAATTAGTAATCGGGGGTGGGCATATGAATTCATTGATTAGTTTAGAAAAAGTTAATTATCAAATCGCTGATCAACATATTTTACATGATGTTGATTGGCAGATTCCAGCTGGGGCTCATATTACATTGACGGGACCATCCGGTGGTGGGAAAAGTACATTATTACGGATCATTGCGGCCATGATTTCTAAAACAAGTGGGACCTTGATTTTTGATGGGCAGCCGATTGAAAGTTATGACCCAATCATGTATCGGCGGCAAGTCTCATATTGTTTCCAACAACCGACGTTATTTGGTGAGACGGTGGCAGATAACTTAGCTTTCCCGTACCAAATTCGTAAGCAAGTCATGGATACGCAACGAGTGGTAACGGCGTTAAATAATGTTGGGCTGTCCGAACGAACCCTGCATCAGCCGATTATCGAGCTTTCCGGTGGTGAACGGCAGCGGGTCGCGCTGATTCGCAACATCTTATTCTTACCAAAAGTGTTGTTATTAGATGAGGTGACAGCTGGTTTGGATGAAAATAATAAGCAAATCGTGCACGCCTGGTTACGACAGTTAAATGAGCAGAATCACGTGACAACGATCATGATTACTCATGACGCGACAGAGATTGCTGCGGCAGATCAATTAGCGAAAGTGGTTGCTGGCAGATTGGAGGTACACGCATGAATTTAGCAGTTAATAATACGTCGCTATTTTTGGCGGCAATGTTAGTGCTCGTCGCGTTAGGAATTAGTTTGTGGCAGAAACTTGGCTTGGATAGGGACATCGTCATTGGTGTCGTGCGGGCTGTTGTACAACTATTTATCGTGGGTTACTTGCTAAAGTATATTTTCCGAGTCAACAATTTGTGGCTAACGCTGGTGATGATAGGCTTCATTATCTTCAATGCGGCTTGGAATGCGAAAAAACGGGGGCCGGGGATTGACCATGCATTAGCCATTTCGTTATTAGCCATTTTTGTTAGTACGGGGATAACACTCGGCGTACTCGTGCTATCTGGTGCGATTAAGTTTGTGCCATCGCAAATGATTCCCATTTCTGGTATGATTGCGTCGAATTCAATGGTCGCAATTGGGCTGGCTTATCGCAGCCTCAATAGTCAGTTTCATGACCAGCGGCAAGGTGTGCTTGAACGGTTGGCGTTAGGGGCTGGTCTACTTGATGCTTCGATTGCCATCGTGCGTGAGGCGATTCGTACGGGGATGTCACCAACCATTGATTCGGCAAAGACCGTGGGTCTAGTCAGTCTGCCAGGGATGATGTCCGGTTTGATCTTT is from Pediococcus inopinatus and encodes:
- a CDS encoding transposase yields the protein MPIRYSQDFKDSLVKLHQEGRSLKSLAEEFGPSKDSIAIWVKQATPIMIKGQSKTLKDVKQLEKRLAILEEENEILSRIA
- a CDS encoding ABC transporter ATP-binding protein, whose amino-acid sequence is MNSLISLEKVNYQIADQHILHDVDWQIPAGAHITLTGPSGGGKSTLLRIIAAMISKTSGTLIFDGQPIESYDPIMYRRQVSYCFQQPTLFGETVADNLAFPYQIRKQVMDTQRVVTALNNVGLSERTLHQPIIELSGGERQRVALIRNILFLPKVLLLDEVTAGLDENNKQIVHAWLRQLNEQNHVTTIMITHDATEIAAADQLAKVVAGRLEVHA
- a CDS encoding ABC transporter permease: MNLAVNNTSLFLAAMLVLVALGISLWQKLGLDRDIVIGVVRAVVQLFIVGYLLKYIFRVNNLWLTLVMIGFIIFNAAWNAKKRGPGIDHALAISLLAIFVSTGITLGVLVLSGAIKFVPSQMIPISGMIASNSMVAIGLAYRSLNSQFHDQRQGVLERLALGAGLLDASIAIVREAIRTGMSPTIDSAKTVGLVSLPGMMSGLIFAGVDPVRAIRYQIMVTFMLLSATSLGSIIACYLAYRNFYNEQKQLK